A genome region from candidate division KSB1 bacterium includes the following:
- the lon gene encoding endopeptidase La, translated as MTDQNTEIKIPPKENDQKIPAELPILPLRDTVAFPNIVTPLVIARDKSVQLVNDVLAGNRIVGLVAQRDSNEEEPTRDDIYTFGTAASILRMLKFPDGSIRVLMQGMSRIKLLDTLESDPYLKCKVKVISDAYKETTELEAIKRNITSQFQKIVTQVPQLPDELQVVSMNTEHPGKLADLVASNLNLSLEEKQEIIELKNVDKRLERLMVYVNREVEVIEMGSRIQNEVQSELGKNQREYFLREQLRAIQKELGMGDERNNEIEELRTKIKETGMSEDAEKEALRELDRLAKMQPGAAEYTVSRTYIDWMITLPWSVYTEDNLDIASAQQVLDEDHYDLKKVKERIVEYLSVRKLKKDTKGPILCFVGPPGVGKTSLGQSIARAMGRKFVRISLGGIHDEAEIRGHRRTYIGALPGRILRSLKTAGSNNPIFMLDEIDKVGQDFRGDPSSALLEVLDPEQNAMFSDHYLDVSYDLSQVMFITTANVLDTIPSPLRDRMEIIRIPGYVEEDKLQIAIKYLVPRQINENGLKKKHISFNRSALRRIIHGYTREAGVRNLEREIGTVCRKVAHKVAEGNEEKQKITPEKLTDFLGPQRLYFEVKERTSQSGVATGLAWTATGGDVLFIEATRMPGTKGLILTGQLGDVMKESAHAALSFIRSKSKDYNIPNSSFSKHDIHVHVPAGAIPKDGPSAGVTLATAILSLLTHKKVRHDVAMTGEITLRGKVLPVGGIKEKILAAKRAGIKKVILPKKNEDDLQEIDEQHKKNMTFYPVDLLDEVFDIAMHGKRTRSKQNKSEK; from the coding sequence ATGACCGATCAAAATACCGAGATAAAAATACCTCCCAAGGAAAATGATCAAAAAATACCTGCTGAATTGCCTATATTACCGCTTCGGGATACTGTAGCGTTTCCCAACATCGTGACGCCTCTGGTGATTGCCCGGGATAAATCGGTTCAGCTGGTGAATGATGTTCTGGCCGGCAACCGCATTGTGGGATTGGTGGCTCAGCGGGACTCGAATGAAGAAGAACCCACAAGAGATGATATTTATACATTTGGAACGGCTGCCAGCATTTTGCGTATGCTGAAATTTCCGGATGGCTCAATCCGTGTACTCATGCAGGGCATGTCCCGTATAAAGCTGCTGGATACTCTGGAATCAGATCCTTATTTAAAGTGTAAAGTTAAAGTTATTTCAGATGCCTATAAAGAAACCACAGAACTGGAAGCGATAAAACGCAATATCACCTCACAATTTCAGAAAATTGTCACGCAAGTGCCGCAATTGCCGGATGAACTGCAGGTGGTTTCGATGAACACTGAACATCCCGGAAAGCTGGCGGATCTGGTGGCTTCAAACCTGAATCTTTCTCTGGAAGAGAAACAAGAGATTATCGAACTTAAGAATGTCGATAAACGTCTTGAACGCCTGATGGTGTACGTCAATCGCGAAGTTGAAGTGATTGAAATGGGCTCCAGGATTCAGAATGAGGTGCAGAGCGAGCTGGGCAAAAACCAGCGCGAATATTTTTTACGCGAACAGCTGCGCGCCATCCAAAAAGAGCTGGGAATGGGCGACGAGCGCAATAATGAAATAGAAGAGTTGAGAACAAAAATCAAAGAAACCGGCATGTCGGAAGATGCTGAAAAGGAAGCCCTGCGCGAACTCGACCGGCTGGCCAAAATGCAGCCCGGCGCTGCCGAGTACACGGTTTCCCGAACGTATATTGACTGGATGATCACGTTGCCCTGGTCGGTGTACACTGAAGATAATCTGGATATAGCGTCAGCTCAACAGGTGCTGGATGAAGATCATTATGATCTGAAAAAAGTTAAAGAGCGTATCGTCGAATATCTTTCCGTGCGAAAACTGAAAAAAGACACAAAAGGCCCGATTCTTTGTTTTGTCGGTCCGCCCGGCGTGGGCAAAACCTCTTTGGGTCAATCCATCGCACGGGCTATGGGACGCAAGTTCGTTCGGATTTCTCTGGGGGGTATTCATGATGAGGCTGAAATACGCGGTCACCGCCGTACCTATATCGGCGCGCTGCCGGGACGGATACTACGTAGTTTAAAAACAGCCGGCAGCAACAATCCCATTTTCATGCTGGACGAGATAGACAAAGTGGGTCAGGATTTCCGCGGTGATCCGTCGTCGGCGCTGCTTGAGGTGCTGGATCCGGAACAAAATGCTATGTTTTCCGATCATTATCTGGACGTCTCCTATGACCTGTCTCAGGTGATGTTTATCACCACCGCCAATGTGCTGGATACCATACCGTCTCCGCTTCGGGACCGGATGGAGATTATCCGTATTCCCGGCTATGTGGAGGAAGACAAGTTGCAAATTGCTATAAAATATTTGGTTCCACGACAAATTAATGAAAATGGATTAAAGAAAAAGCATATTTCCTTTAACCGCAGTGCGTTACGCCGGATTATTCATGGATATACGCGTGAAGCCGGAGTCCGAAATCTGGAGCGTGAGATCGGAACGGTCTGCCGGAAAGTCGCCCACAAGGTCGCCGAGGGTAATGAAGAAAAGCAGAAAATTACCCCGGAGAAACTGACAGATTTTCTGGGACCGCAGCGGCTCTATTTTGAAGTCAAGGAACGAACCTCGCAATCCGGTGTGGCTACGGGACTTGCATGGACCGCCACCGGCGGAGACGTCCTGTTCATTGAGGCCACCCGTATGCCGGGTACCAAAGGACTTATTCTGACCGGACAACTCGGCGATGTGATGAAGGAATCGGCTCACGCGGCTCTGTCGTTTATTCGTTCAAAGAGCAAAGACTATAATATTCCGAATTCCAGTTTCAGCAAACATGATATCCACGTGCATGTGCCCGCCGGAGCCATACCCAAAGACGGGCCTTCCGCCGGTGTAACGCTTGCTACTGCAATTTTATCTCTTTTGACCCATAAAAAAGTGCGCCACGACGTGGCTATGACCGGTGAGATTACACTTCGCGGTAAAGTGCTGCCGGTCGGCGGAATCAAGGAAAAGATACTGGCCGCCAAGCGCGCCGGAATTAAAAAAGTAATCCTGCCCAAGAAAAATGAGGATGATCTGCAGGAGATTGATGAACAGCACAAGAAAAATATGACCTTTTATCCAGTGGATTTACTCGATGAAGTGTTTGATATAGCCATGCATGGAAAACGAACCCGGTCGAAACAAAACAAATCAGAAAAATAA
- a CDS encoding Hsp20/alpha crystallin family protein, with the protein MAVHLIRVIREFSEHSPRKQRQQFAYSDTRQPGMGRWVPNTDILETDTHVCIYVELAGVKREDITVKVTDGKLTIIGTRAPLCRNMYSYHQMEINCGEFAKSILLPQSLEHNEITAEFRDGILNIYISKQDDTVEIPIDFKDEPEKGPSII; encoded by the coding sequence ATGGCTGTACATCTAATCCGTGTGATACGGGAATTTTCCGAACATTCTCCTCGAAAACAGCGGCAACAATTCGCTTATTCAGATACCCGCCAGCCCGGCATGGGAAGGTGGGTGCCCAATACGGATATATTAGAGACTGATACCCATGTATGTATTTATGTCGAACTTGCCGGTGTAAAACGCGAGGATATCACCGTCAAGGTAACAGATGGAAAATTGACAATTATAGGAACACGGGCGCCCTTGTGCCGTAATATGTACAGCTATCATCAAATGGAAATCAACTGTGGAGAATTTGCAAAGTCAATTTTATTACCCCAGTCCCTTGAACACAATGAAATAACCGCCGAGTTCAGGGATGGTATTCTGAATATTTATATTTCAAAACAGGATGACACGGTAGAAATTCCCATAGATTTCAAAGACGAACCGGAGAAAGGACCTTCGATTATATGA
- a CDS encoding TrkA family potassium uptake protein, protein MKSFAVIGLSSFGFYVAKTLSENGHMVMAIDRSKTRIESVKSFVDRAIIVDATDKETLSNLGVADYDGVFVSLGDQMDSSILVTLYLKELEVSNIIAKALTEDHEKILNIIGAHRIVFPERDEAGRIAKTVENHYLLDVIDLGDDTSIIETSPPEEFVGKTLNELDLRNKYNVLVLVVKDLIPEEEVVIPTAGHVIKDSSVLLLLGKNQDLEKIKKMN, encoded by the coding sequence ATGAAATCATTCGCAGTAATCGGATTGTCAAGTTTTGGCTTTTATGTAGCAAAAACCCTGTCCGAAAACGGTCATATGGTCATGGCCATTGACAGGAGTAAAACTCGGATCGAAAGCGTCAAATCTTTTGTTGACCGCGCAATTATTGTTGACGCCACTGACAAAGAAACCCTTTCGAATCTCGGAGTAGCTGATTATGATGGGGTATTTGTCAGCCTGGGTGATCAAATGGATTCCAGTATTTTGGTGACTTTGTATTTAAAAGAACTCGAGGTATCCAATATTATTGCCAAAGCCCTGACCGAAGATCATGAAAAAATTCTAAATATTATCGGGGCCCATCGAATTGTCTTTCCGGAACGCGACGAAGCCGGTCGGATTGCCAAGACGGTAGAAAATCATTATTTACTGGACGTGATCGACTTGGGCGATGATACCAGTATCATCGAGACATCACCTCCGGAAGAATTTGTAGGTAAAACCCTGAATGAACTGGATCTGCGAAACAAATATAATGTGCTGGTGCTTGTGGTTAAAGATCTCATACCGGAAGAAGAAGTGGTGATCCCCACAGCCGGGCATGTGATCAAAGACAGCAGTGTTTTGTTGCTGCTGGGGAAAAATCAGGATCTTGAAAAGATTAAAAAGATGAATTAA
- a CDS encoding TrkH family potassium uptake protein: MRNTHQNNRNKRRGDPLNPQSTLALSFLLLIFAGTVLLALPWSAEKQTASMIDALFTATSAVCVTGLIVVDTGVYWSGFGQGVILALIQTGGLGIMTFSTFFAYILSGRLNIRTRTLLEQSVGGVRAVNMNSLLLWIVGGTLIFELLGAVLLSWRFAQMMPLPEAIYTGVFHAVSAFCNAGFSLFSDSLMSYRSDLIINLSVMLLIILGGLGFWVMFDLRRIRQKTHPLKRVSIHTRITLTTTALLLVTGFAVILLLEWSHHMASFSVGDKLLTAAFQSVTPRTAGFNTLNIAGLTHASLFFIIVLMIIGASPGSCGGGIKTTTFAVLWTLLRTHSHDERRQITLFDRGVSRAVINKVMQILLYALAAIIVGCLLLCITEANTGYAGAHSNFFLQVLFETASALGTVGLSMGLTAHLSEAGKLVITILMFAGRIGPLTLSMAVSRREYTGIRYAEEDVWVG, from the coding sequence ATGAGAAATACGCATCAAAACAACCGGAACAAACGCCGGGGTGATCCCTTAAATCCACAGTCAACTCTGGCTCTCAGCTTTCTTCTGCTTATTTTTGCAGGGACTGTTTTGCTGGCGCTGCCCTGGAGCGCTGAAAAGCAGACCGCAAGTATGATTGATGCCTTGTTTACGGCGACCTCAGCCGTCTGTGTAACGGGTCTTATTGTGGTGGATACCGGTGTGTATTGGTCCGGTTTTGGACAGGGAGTGATTCTCGCTCTGATTCAGACTGGCGGATTGGGGATTATGACATTTTCCACTTTTTTTGCCTATATACTCTCGGGACGGTTGAATATCCGTACTCGAACCCTGCTCGAACAATCGGTAGGGGGAGTGCGTGCTGTGAATATGAACTCTCTGTTGCTGTGGATTGTCGGGGGCACATTAATATTTGAACTCCTCGGTGCTGTTTTGCTTAGTTGGCGGTTTGCACAGATGATGCCGTTGCCGGAAGCGATTTACACGGGAGTGTTTCACGCTGTGTCTGCGTTCTGCAATGCCGGATTTTCTTTGTTTTCGGACAGTTTGATGAGCTACCGATCTGATTTGATTATCAATCTATCCGTGATGCTGTTAATTATTTTGGGTGGACTTGGATTCTGGGTGATGTTCGATCTGAGACGAATTCGTCAAAAGACACATCCGTTAAAAAGGGTTTCCATTCATACCCGCATTACCCTGACCACCACTGCTCTGCTGCTGGTTACAGGATTTGCAGTTATTCTTTTACTGGAATGGAGTCACCATATGGCGTCGTTTTCGGTTGGAGACAAGCTGCTGACGGCTGCGTTTCAGTCGGTGACGCCCCGCACAGCCGGATTTAATACACTGAATATTGCCGGATTGACGCATGCCAGCTTGTTTTTTATCATTGTTTTAATGATCATCGGGGCATCGCCCGGCTCATGCGGCGGTGGAATAAAAACCACCACATTTGCCGTTCTATGGACTCTGCTGCGCACGCATTCTCATGATGAGAGACGTCAGATCACGTTGTTTGATCGGGGTGTTTCAAGGGCCGTCATTAACAAAGTGATGCAGATTCTGCTTTATGCTCTGGCCGCCATTATTGTCGGGTGTCTGTTGCTGTGTATCACTGAGGCGAATACCGGCTATGCGGGTGCGCACAGTAACTTTTTTTTGCAGGTACTATTTGAAACAGCTTCTGCCCTTGGAACCGTGGGCCTGAGTATGGGGCTAACCGCCCATCTGTCTGAAGCGGGTAAACTGGTGATTACCATTCTCATGTTTGCGGGACGTATCGGACCCTTGACTCTGAGTATGGCGGTTTCCCGACGCGAATACACGGGAATCCGCTATGCGGAGGAAGATGTTTGGGTGGGTTAA
- the fusA gene encoding elongation factor G gives MGNLRRNIGISAHIDSGKTTLTERMLFYTNRIHAIHEVRGKDGVGAKMDSMELERERGITIASASTNVEWKKHPIDIIDTPGHVDFTVEVERSLRVLDGAVLVLCAVGGVQSQSITVDRQMTRYQVPRIAFINKCDRMGANPERVSEQLRDKLNHNAVLMQLPIGLEDDFEGVVDLVKMKAVYFKGQFGEELVYKDIPDELLKHAVEKRDVLLDTVSMYSDELMEAYLEDHVTEELVYDAVRRGTLTREITPVFMGSAFKNKGVQPLLDGVIQYLPYPDQVENIALDLDNEERKVTLSSHPDDPLVSLAFKLDDTRYGQLTYVRIYQGTLKKGSEIFNRRSGQKVRVGRLIRMHADEMEDITQAGPGEIIAMFGIDCASGDTFTSEGLNYSMTSMYVPTPVISLSLKPKDNKASENMAKALNRFTKEDPSFQTFVDKETGESIVKGMGELHLEVYIERMRREYNVDLETGAPQVAYRESIARASDFDYTHKKQTGGAGQYGRVVGAVEPNHETDFEFEDNVKGGVIPSEYIPACREGFEQCMEKGTLIGFPIVGVKVTLNDGNYHPVDSSEMAFKTASIMAFREVYNKCKPIILEPVMRVSVEGPSEFQGAILATLNQRRGIIHSATEDNNFTVVEAEVPLSEMFGYSTVLRSNTQGKAEFTMEFSRYAKVPESISEELKKNLQKSKKIIKVYRILNDKEDIYDKIRNHKAEPGSRF, from the coding sequence ATGGGAAATTTACGTCGTAATATAGGGATCAGCGCTCATATTGATTCGGGTAAAACAACCCTGACGGAACGGATGTTGTTTTACACCAATCGGATCCATGCGATTCATGAAGTTCGAGGTAAAGATGGTGTGGGCGCCAAAATGGACTCTATGGAATTGGAGCGCGAGCGCGGTATTACCATTGCATCAGCATCCACCAATGTCGAATGGAAAAAACATCCGATCGATATCATAGATACACCGGGACACGTTGATTTTACAGTTGAAGTTGAACGGTCTCTGCGTGTTTTGGATGGCGCGGTTCTGGTTCTGTGCGCCGTAGGTGGGGTGCAGTCACAATCTATAACAGTAGACCGGCAGATGACGCGATATCAGGTGCCGAGGATTGCGTTTATCAACAAATGCGATCGTATGGGCGCCAATCCGGAACGAGTGAGTGAGCAGCTGCGTGACAAGTTGAATCACAATGCCGTACTGATGCAATTACCCATCGGTCTTGAAGATGATTTTGAAGGTGTGGTGGATTTGGTCAAGATGAAAGCGGTTTATTTCAAGGGGCAGTTCGGAGAAGAGCTCGTTTATAAAGATATTCCTGACGAGCTTTTGAAACACGCGGTGGAAAAACGGGATGTTTTGCTGGATACGGTCTCCATGTACAGCGACGAACTGATGGAAGCTTATCTTGAAGATCATGTGACGGAAGAACTGGTCTATGATGCGGTGCGCAGAGGAACTCTGACTCGTGAAATTACACCCGTTTTTATGGGATCGGCCTTTAAAAATAAGGGTGTTCAGCCTCTGCTGGATGGCGTTATCCAGTATCTGCCGTATCCGGATCAGGTTGAAAATATTGCGCTTGATCTTGACAATGAAGAGCGTAAAGTTACACTGTCCAGTCATCCCGATGATCCACTGGTGTCACTGGCCTTTAAACTGGATGATACGCGATATGGTCAGCTGACCTATGTTCGCATTTATCAGGGTACACTGAAAAAAGGTTCAGAGATTTTCAACCGTCGTTCCGGTCAAAAAGTGCGTGTCGGGCGCTTGATTCGTATGCATGCGGATGAAATGGAAGACATCACTCAAGCCGGACCCGGGGAAATTATAGCGATGTTTGGCATCGACTGTGCATCGGGTGATACGTTTACCTCAGAGGGATTGAATTATTCCATGACCTCAATGTATGTGCCGACACCGGTTATTTCTCTTTCATTGAAACCCAAAGACAACAAGGCATCCGAAAATATGGCCAAAGCCCTCAACCGGTTTACCAAGGAGGATCCGTCTTTTCAGACTTTTGTGGATAAAGAAACCGGCGAGTCCATTGTCAAAGGGATGGGGGAACTCCATCTGGAAGTTTACATTGAGCGGATGCGTCGTGAATACAATGTAGACCTGGAAACCGGAGCGCCTCAGGTGGCTTACCGGGAAAGCATTGCAAGAGCGTCTGATTTTGATTATACGCATAAAAAACAGACCGGTGGCGCCGGCCAATACGGGCGAGTTGTCGGCGCTGTTGAACCCAACCATGAAACAGATTTTGAATTTGAAGATAATGTTAAAGGCGGTGTTATTCCCAGTGAATATATCCCGGCCTGTCGAGAAGGATTTGAACAATGTATGGAAAAAGGAACGCTTATCGGATTCCCGATTGTCGGTGTTAAAGTAACTTTGAATGACGGCAATTACCACCCGGTGGATTCATCGGAAATGGCTTTTAAAACAGCGTCGATTATGGCCTTTCGTGAGGTTTATAACAAATGTAAACCGATCATTCTTGAACCCGTGATGCGCGTTTCTGTTGAAGGACCGAGTGAATTTCAGGGTGCGATCCTCGCCACGCTGAACCAGAGACGCGGTATTATCCACAGTGCGACCGAAGATAATAACTTTACGGTGGTTGAGGCCGAAGTCCCGCTGAGTGAAATGTTTGGATATTCCACGGTTCTTCGTTCGAATACCCAGGGAAAAGCGGAATTCACCATGGAATTCAGCCGATACGCCAAGGTGCCCGAATCCATTTCTGAAGAACTGAAAAAGAATTTGCAGAAAAGCAAAAAAATAATTAAAGTTTATAGAATCCTTAACGATAAAGAGGATATATATGATAAAATCAGAAATCATAAAGCGGAGCCCGGTTCGCGTTTTTGA
- the hflC gene encoding protease modulator HflC: MKPANKYYLIGLLVIVALIVISNALYIVDETQQVIITQFGDPVGDPVTSPGLHAKLPFVQKATFFEKRILEWDGDTNQVPTADKKYILVDTFARWHIVDPLKYYQSIYTERNAQSRLDDVIDGITRDFISENNLIEVVRNSNREMRISIEDSTTMTIRPDTLMIERGRVKITENILTEVKKLMPQYGIEVLDIRIKQVNYIDEVRQKVFGRMISERERIAEKYRSEGMGAKSRIQGRMQRELRRIESEAYRTAQQIKGRADAQATEIYADAYSRDADFYAFWQALDNYKTAVDSGTKIILSTESDFLKYLKSTR, encoded by the coding sequence ATGAAACCTGCCAATAAATACTATCTGATCGGGCTGCTGGTCATTGTGGCCCTCATTGTTATCAGCAATGCTCTTTATATTGTTGATGAAACCCAACAGGTTATTATTACGCAATTCGGAGATCCGGTGGGTGATCCTGTCACGTCACCGGGGCTGCATGCTAAACTTCCGTTTGTGCAAAAAGCCACTTTTTTTGAGAAACGCATTCTGGAGTGGGATGGCGACACCAATCAGGTTCCGACAGCGGACAAAAAATATATCCTGGTGGATACATTCGCGCGTTGGCATATTGTCGACCCGTTAAAATACTACCAGTCAATTTACACAGAACGCAATGCCCAAAGCAGACTGGATGATGTGATTGATGGTATCACCCGGGATTTTATTTCCGAAAATAATTTGATTGAAGTGGTAAGAAATTCAAACCGGGAGATGCGTATTTCTATTGAAGATTCAACCACGATGACCATCCGACCGGATACATTGATGATCGAACGCGGTCGCGTAAAGATCACGGAAAATATCCTAACTGAAGTAAAAAAACTCATGCCCCAGTACGGCATTGAAGTGCTGGATATTCGCATCAAGCAGGTTAACTATATTGATGAGGTACGGCAAAAAGTGTTTGGCCGTATGATCTCGGAACGCGAGCGCATTGCAGAAAAGTACCGTTCTGAAGGAATGGGCGCAAAATCCAGGATTCAAGGTCGAATGCAACGAGAACTACGCCGGATTGAATCAGAGGCTTATCGTACGGCACAGCAGATCAAAGGTCGAGCCGATGCACAGGCCACGGAGATATACGCTGACGCCTATTCGCGTGACGCAGATTTTTACGCGTTTTGGCAGGCCCTGGATAACTACAAAACGGCGGTAGATTCTGGGACCAAAATCATTCTGAGTACGGAATCAGACTTTCTCAAATATCTCAAGAGCACACGATAA
- the hflK gene encoding FtsH protease activity modulator HflK — protein MNRRTINIGGEQVQVPDLKKKTLLYIGLGILAILFLFSSIYTVDADEVGVIQQFGKYVRKTQPGLHFKLPWGIEKVTKIKVQRVFKHEFGFRTAQAGVKTQYSSRNYEIEALMLTGDLNIAVVEWIVQYRIRNPEAYLFQVRNVESTIRDASEAVMRQVVGDMSVDEVIILSRKEIANRVEKLLQELMDEYQTGIHIVTVNLQDVNPPEPVQPAFNSVNEARQDKERFINEAWEQYNKEIPRAEGKAEQTVLQAEGYATERINNAKGDAEKFIDVYREYRLAKDVTRKRLYLETMKEIFPKIEGKIIIDEDMENLLPLLNLNGKGVQ, from the coding sequence ATGAATCGTCGTACAATAAATATTGGCGGAGAGCAGGTGCAGGTACCCGATCTTAAAAAAAAGACCTTGCTGTATATCGGCTTGGGTATTCTGGCCATCCTGTTTCTGTTCTCCTCAATTTATACGGTTGATGCCGATGAAGTCGGCGTCATTCAGCAATTTGGAAAGTATGTGAGGAAAACCCAGCCCGGACTGCATTTTAAATTACCCTGGGGAATTGAAAAAGTAACCAAGATCAAAGTGCAGCGGGTGTTCAAACACGAATTCGGGTTTCGCACGGCTCAGGCGGGCGTAAAGACGCAATATTCAAGCCGAAATTATGAAATAGAAGCTCTAATGCTGACTGGAGACTTGAATATTGCCGTTGTGGAATGGATTGTCCAATACCGTATTCGGAATCCGGAAGCTTATTTGTTCCAGGTTCGCAACGTGGAATCCACCATCCGCGACGCCTCCGAGGCCGTTATGCGCCAGGTCGTCGGCGATATGAGTGTGGATGAAGTGATTATTCTAAGTCGTAAGGAAATAGCAAACCGCGTCGAAAAGCTATTGCAAGAACTGATGGACGAGTATCAAACAGGTATTCATATTGTTACTGTGAACCTTCAGGATGTCAATCCGCCAGAGCCGGTTCAACCCGCGTTCAACTCGGTAAATGAAGCGCGTCAGGACAAAGAGCGCTTTATCAATGAAGCCTGGGAGCAGTATAATAAAGAGATTCCACGGGCCGAAGGTAAAGCAGAGCAGACGGTACTGCAGGCCGAAGGCTACGCCACGGAACGTATTAATAATGCCAAAGGTGATGCGGAAAAGTTTATTGATGTTTATCGCGAGTATCGTCTGGCCAAGGATGTGACGCGAAAACGCCTTTATCTGGAAACGATGAAAGAAATATTTCCCAAAATTGAAGGTAAAATTATCATAGATGAGGATATGGAGAATCTGCTGCCTCTTCTTAATCTGAACGGAAAGGGGGTGCAGTAA
- a CDS encoding glucose-1-phosphate adenylyltransferase, giving the protein MRNVVAIILGGGQGTRLHPLTKLRAKPAVPIAGKYRLIDIPISNCINSGIQKIFVLTQFNSASLNRHINLAYQFGHLSDGFVEVLAAQQTPENQDWFQGTADAVRQCLRQIEEFKVTDLLILSGDHLYRMDYHRFIDEHRESNADVTIPVIGVGEHRASSFGLLKIDKEKNVLEFSEKPKGDDLKKMRVDTTVLGLNPEQAEQQPYIASMGIYAFKRDVLLELLKRDHKKTDFGKEIIPAAIGEKIIKTYLFDDYWEDIGTIQSFYKANMDLLKYPNPAFSFHDPSAPLFTRQRFLPPTKIIDCHIESSMITEGCTLLKSHIRNSLIGIRTYINENAIIENSLIMGADFLIKDEKQQALLDNGEIPIGVGPNTVIKRAIVDKNARIGANVRIINQDDIQESEREAEGFYIRDGIVVITKNAVIKEGTVI; this is encoded by the coding sequence ATGCGAAATGTGGTTGCCATTATTTTAGGCGGCGGTCAGGGCACCCGCTTGCATCCGCTTACCAAACTGCGGGCTAAACCTGCGGTACCTATTGCCGGCAAGTACCGTCTGATCGATATTCCGATCAGTAATTGTATCAATTCAGGTATTCAGAAAATATTTGTACTCACCCAGTTCAATTCCGCCTCGTTAAACCGTCATATCAATCTCGCGTATCAATTCGGCCATTTGTCCGACGGATTTGTTGAAGTCCTGGCTGCCCAGCAGACGCCTGAAAACCAGGACTGGTTTCAAGGCACCGCAGATGCAGTGCGACAGTGTCTGCGACAAATTGAAGAATTTAAAGTGACCGATCTTTTAATCCTGTCCGGTGATCACTTGTATCGCATGGATTATCATCGTTTTATTGACGAGCACCGCGAATCGAACGCGGATGTCACTATCCCGGTAATCGGCGTTGGAGAACACCGCGCTTCGTCATTTGGACTTTTAAAGATAGATAAAGAGAAAAATGTGCTCGAATTCAGTGAAAAGCCTAAAGGGGATGATCTCAAAAAAATGCGGGTGGATACGACGGTTTTGGGATTGAATCCGGAACAGGCGGAACAGCAGCCCTATATTGCCTCGATGGGAATATATGCTTTTAAACGCGATGTGCTGCTTGAATTATTGAAACGGGATCATAAAAAAACCGATTTTGGAAAAGAAATCATCCCGGCGGCGATCGGAGAAAAGATAATAAAAACCTATCTTTTTGATGATTATTGGGAAGATATCGGTACCATTCAGTCGTTTTACAAGGCCAATATGGATTTGCTGAAATATCCCAATCCTGCATTTTCTTTTCATGATCCGTCAGCGCCTCTGTTTACCCGTCAGCGTTTTTTACCGCCGACCAAAATAATCGACTGCCATATTGAATCCTCTATGATCACGGAAGGATGTACTCTGTTAAAATCCCATATCCGCAATTCCCTGATTGGAATTCGCACCTACATCAATGAGAATGCAATCATTGAAAATTCTTTGATTATGGGCGCGGATTTTTTAATCAAGGATGAAAAACAACAGGCGCTTTTGGATAACGGCGAAATTCCAATAGGGGTTGGACCCAACACAGTGATCAAACGGGCAATTGTGGATAAAAACGCGCGCATTGGAGCGAATGTGCGAATTATCAATCAGGATGACATTCAAGAGTCTGAACGCGAAGCGGAAGGGTTTTATATTCGTGACGGAATTGTGGTTATAACCAAAAACGCGGTTATTAAAGAAGGAACGGTTATTTAA